A part of Terriglobus roseus genomic DNA contains:
- a CDS encoding polysaccharide biosynthesis/export family protein — MAVLLVAAALSSWVPLAASGQAPAAPAQTPPAPPAHYTLEEYRLAPGDELSINFPNNAELNHSGPIGPDGRVSIPLLGNVMLAGDTSTQAASIITNVLRDRGIAANAVPDITIMRYGTTVYVGGQVKLPGAIQLASGMDVLQAIIAAGGMTDMARTGQVAIIRRTSDNHANVFYVSVKDYIKGSPNGAIATLEPRDVVFVPRSKITEVDMWIDEYINKTIPFSRNFSYSYGNYPVTTVTK, encoded by the coding sequence TTGGCAGTTCTGCTGGTTGCCGCGGCTCTGTCTTCATGGGTGCCGTTGGCGGCTTCAGGACAGGCACCAGCCGCACCAGCCCAAACTCCTCCCGCACCTCCAGCGCATTACACGTTGGAGGAGTATCGCCTGGCCCCTGGCGATGAGCTTTCCATTAACTTTCCTAACAATGCGGAACTGAATCACTCCGGTCCCATCGGTCCGGATGGTCGTGTTTCCATCCCGCTGCTGGGTAATGTGATGCTGGCAGGCGATACGTCTACACAGGCCGCTTCCATTATCACCAACGTGCTACGTGACCGCGGCATTGCTGCCAATGCGGTGCCGGACATCACCATCATGCGCTATGGCACTACGGTTTACGTGGGAGGCCAGGTGAAGTTGCCCGGCGCCATTCAGCTTGCTTCAGGCATGGACGTTCTTCAAGCCATCATCGCCGCTGGTGGCATGACGGATATGGCCCGTACAGGTCAGGTAGCCATCATTCGCCGCACATCCGACAATCATGCGAACGTTTTCTACGTCAGTGTGAAGGACTACATCAAGGGGAGTCCCAACGGTGCGATTGCTACGCTGGAACCGCGCGATGTAGTGTTCGTCCCCCGCAGCAAGATCACCGAAGTGGACATGTGGATCGACGAATATATCAATAAGACGATCCCCTTCAGCCGCAACTTCAGCTACAGCTACGGCAACTATCCTGTGACCACGGTGACCAAGTGA